In Fusobacterium sp. DD2, a single window of DNA contains:
- a CDS encoding ABC transporter permease yields the protein MVEFFIAKKHIIERKKQSLISIVGITIGIIVLIVSIGIANGLDKNMINSILSVTSHIVVSNGEKIKNYDELKSKIQKIDGVKGVVPGISTQGILKFDGPYGGYVSGVKIEGYDLESANVAMDLDKKLTVGSIVPDKTNGILIGQELLKNIGARVGDKVTIISAESKEIKFEIMGAFQSGYYDYDMNMVILPLKAVQYLMYGEDIVDKLDVTLNNPYNAPKIANSIMNETGIYSRTWGDLNRNLLSALALEKTVMILVFSLIVIIAGFVVWVTLNMLVREKIKDIGIMRAMGFSKKTIMKIFLIQGMILGVIGILIGTVVSLIFLWYIANSNLTYITSIYYIKSIPVEISAKEVGIIIGTNLIVIFLSSIFPAYRAAKMETVEALRHE from the coding sequence ATGGTTGAGTTTTTTATTGCAAAAAAACATATTATTGAGAGAAAGAAACAGAGTTTAATTTCAATAGTAGGAATTACAATTGGTATAATAGTACTTATAGTATCTATAGGTATAGCAAATGGTTTGGATAAAAATATGATAAACAGTATTTTATCTGTTACAAGTCATATTGTTGTTTCAAATGGAGAAAAAATAAAAAATTATGATGAACTGAAAAGTAAAATACAGAAAATAGATGGAGTTAAAGGGGTAGTTCCCGGTATTTCAACACAGGGAATACTGAAATTTGATGGTCCGTATGGAGGATATGTATCTGGAGTAAAAATAGAGGGATATGATCTTGAAAGTGCAAATGTTGCTATGGACCTTGATAAAAAGCTCACAGTTGGAAGTATAGTTCCTGATAAAACAAATGGAATTTTGATAGGACAGGAACTTTTAAAAAATATAGGAGCACGTGTTGGAGATAAGGTTACAATTATTTCAGCTGAAAGTAAAGAGATAAAATTTGAAATAATGGGGGCTTTTCAAAGTGGGTACTATGATTATGATATGAATATGGTTATCCTACCTCTTAAAGCCGTACAATACCTTATGTATGGAGAGGATATTGTTGATAAACTGGATGTCACATTAAATAATCCTTATAATGCTCCTAAAATAGCAAATTCTATTATGAATGAAACTGGTATTTATAGCAGAACATGGGGAGATTTAAATAGAAATCTTTTATCTGCTTTGGCACTTGAAAAAACTGTAATGATTCTTGTTTTTTCTCTTATAGTTATAATAGCAGGTTTTGTTGTATGGGTTACTCTAAATATGTTAGTTAGAGAGAAAATAAAAGATATAGGTATTATGAGAGCAATGGGATTTTCCAAAAAAACTATAATGAAAATATTTCTTATACAGGGGATGATATTGGGAGTTATAGGTATTTTAATTGGGACTGTTGTATCACTTATATTTTTATGGTATATAGCAAATTCTAATCTGACTTATATAACCTCTATTTACTATATAAAAAGTATACCAGTAGAGATATCAGCAAAAGAAGTAGGAATAATAATAGGAACAAATCTGATAGTAATATTTCTATCTAGTATTTTTCCAGCATATAGAGCAGCAAAAATGGAAACAGTGGAGGCTTTGAGACATGAGTAA